DNA sequence from the Archangium lipolyticum genome:
ATCCACCAGGGACATCTCCCGGAGGCCGTTCCCCCGGGCCGCTATGACGTGGTGACGGCCTTCGACGTGCTCGAGCACATCCCCGACGTGGTGGGGGCGCTCCGGGGCATCCGCTCGGTGCTGGGGCCCGAGGGGCGGCTGGTGCTCACCGTCCCGGCGCACGCCTTCTTGTGGAGCCAGCACGACGTGGTGCACCACCACCAGCGCCGCTACTCCCTGGAGCTGCTCGCCGAGCACCTCTCGGCCGCGGGGCTGCGCCTGCGCTGGTCCTCCTTCTTCAACAGCTTCCTGTTCCCGGCCATCGCCGCGGTGCGCCTGCTGGAGCGCGTGATGCCGGCGCAGCGCAAGAACCAGTTGCGCTCGGACGTCACGATGGCGCGCGACATGGGACTGGCCAACCAGGTGCTGGAGGCCGTCTTCAGCAGCGAGCGCCACCTGGTGCCGCGCGTCTCGCTGCCCTTCGGCGTCTCGCTGGTGGCGGTGGCTTCCTCCGAACAGGAGAGCTGAGGCCCTCCCCGCGGGCTACTCCTCGGAGGCCCGGCGCTGCTTCGCCGGGCGCTTCGGGCGGGACGGGGCGGACGGCGTCTCCGCGGCCGGCGAGCTCCTGGCCGGGGGCGTGGCGGCCTGGGCGGCGCGCAGGGCCTCCACCTCGCCGCGCAGACGAATCACCTCGGCGGACAGCTGCGCGTACGAGTCGCGCACGTGGCCGTTGAAGACGCGCTGGCGCGAGAGCGTCTCGTTGATGAGCACCTGGCACGTCTTGCGGAAGGCCCACTTGGCCACCAGCACGAGCTGGCCCGCGCCACCCCGGTGGGTGTGCAGCGGCAGGGGGCGCGTGGCGTCCGCGTTCTCCTCCAGCGCCTGGAGGTTGAAGGAGAGCGGATCCACCCGGGGCTCCACGCCCTGGGTGGGCACGTCCACAGGCTCCGAGGTGGGCAGCCCCCGCGTGCGCAGGCGCTCCTCGATGCGCGCGAGCAGCTCGCGCGCGGGGATGTCCCGTCCCATCAGCTTCATCGGCTCTTCTCCCTGAGGATGGAATCCAGCTCTTCCCGGTAGGCGTCCACCACCCGGGGCCACGTGTACTTCGCGGCGAAGGACTTCGCGCGCCGGCTCAGCGTGGCGCGGTGCTCGCCCACCTCACGCAGGCCCTGGATGAACGAGTCGAGGTCCTTGTACGTCCGGCCCGCCCGGCTGCGCTCCACCTGGCCCACCAGCACCTCCGAGTACGCGTTGACGAGCACCGGCGTGCCCGAGGCGAAGGCCTCCAGCGTGAGCAGCGAGAGGCTCTCGAAGCGCGAGGGCACCGCCACCGCCAGCGCACCGGCCAGCGCGTCGTACTTGTCCTGTTCGCTGATGCGGCCGACGTGGCGCACGCCCTCGCCCCGCAGCTCCATGTGCGCCTCGCCCGCGAGCACCAGGTCCGGCGCGTCGTGGAAGCGCCCCTTCAGCTCCCGGTGGTGCGCGAGCAGCTCGGGGATGCCCTTGCCGGCCTCCAGCCGCCCCACGTAGAGCAGGTAGGGGTTGCGCACCCCGTACTTCTCGCGGAAGCGCTGGGGGTCCACCTTCGCCGGCACGTCCACTCCCACCCCCACCACCCGCGCGGGCGCGTGGTCCGGGTAGTAGCGCCCGATGAGCTCCACCTCCTCGGGGGTGTTGCACAGCAGGGCGCGCGGTCGCTCGAAGACGTCCGCGTACACGCCGAAGCGGATGGGCGGCTCGTCGTGCGCCGTGGGGACGAGCAGCGAGCGCTCCGCCACCATGGGCAGGCCCCACACGGTGGGCGCGTACAGGTAGGTGAAGAAGACGAAGCCGTCGTAGTCCGCTCCGTGCGCGTCCAGGTGCTCGAGCAGGCCGGGGGCCAGCGGGCCCTGCTCGGCCACCCAGTGCTCCTCGCGCAGCCGCTCGTTGGGCTTGTCGAACACCTGCTTCGACAGCGCGTTGAACGGGCGGATGTGGCGCACGCGTGTCACCGGGAAGCGCAGCACCCGGACACCCTTCACGTGCGCGTCCTGCTCCTCGCCCGGCGGGAAGACGTTCTCCCAGGTGAGGTGGTTCTTCGCGCACGTGGTGAGGACCGTCAGCTCCCAGTGCGGTGCCAGTTGCTCCACCACCTGCTGCGCGTGGCGCTCGGCACCGCCCGTCACCTCGCCGTAGCGCTGCACCACCACGCCCACCCGGGGCTTCTTCCTGGGCGGCGCGCGGCGCCCGGGCCGTCTGTCCCCGCCCAGGGCCTTGGCGAGGGCCTTCTGGCTCTCCTCGGCGGAGAAGTGCCCGAGCCGCCGGGCCTGGCCCGCGAGCAGGCGCTCGCGCAACGACAGGTCCTCGCACAGGTCCACCACCAGCTCGGCGAGGAAGGCGAAGCGTTTCTGGTCGAAGGCGATGCCCGCGCCCCCGAGCGTCTCCGGCACGGCCGCCGCCGCGTAGGCCAGCACCGGCACCTCCGCCGCCATGGCCTCGATGAGCGGGACGCCGAAGCCCTCGTGCTCGCTCATGGAGACGAAGACGTCCGCGGTGCGGTACGCGGCCACCAGCTCCGCGTGGTTGAGCCGCCCGAGGAAGTGCACCCCGGACAGCTCGCGCGCGGTGCGCTGGAGCGACTTGAAGTAGCGGCTGCCCGGCTCGTAGCCGCCCACCAGGAGCAGGCGCGCCTCGGGCCGCAGCTTCAGCAGCTCCGCGTGCAGCGCGAGCAGGTCCTCGAAGCGCTTGTGCGGCGCCACGCGGCTCACCGAGAGCACCACGGGGCCCGTGCCCGCCAGGCGCCGCAGCAGGGCCTTGTCCGCGTTGGCCTCGGAGAAGCGCCCGGGCTCGACGAAGAGGGGGACGGTGTGGACGTCGCGGTAGCCGGCCTCGCGCAGCTCGGCGGAGTTGTAGTCCGACACGCCGAGGGCCACGTCCACGAAGGGGGCCATGGCGGCCAGCTGCGCCCGCCCGGTGAGGAGCGCCTCGGCGAGCGGGGTGCCCGCGTAGAAGCTCGCGGGGCTGATGTTGTGGAAGACGACGCCGCGGCGGCAGGGCAGGTGCAGCAGCCGGCTGCTCAGCGGCGAGGAGATGCCGTGGTGGTAGAGGACGAGGTCGTCCGGGGCCGGGCGCAGCGCCGAGACGGGGTGCGCGAGGGAGTCCAGGCCGGGGCCCACCTCGCCCGCGTACAGCTCGCCGGAGTGGCCCAGCCGGCGCAGCAGGAGTTGCAGGTGCAGCGCCGCCTGTCCGGAGGCGTCTCCGGCCACGAAGCTCGGAATCAGCTGATGGACCGCCATAGGGGGACCCTGCCTATCACAGCGCCGTGTTATGAGGCGCCCCGTGTCCATCGGTCCTGTCGCTTTCGATGCGAGCCTGTGGGACGAGCCCACCACGGGCATCGGCCTGTACACCCGTTGTCTGGCGGACGCACTGGAGACGCGGGGCGTGCGATTGCGGCGATTGGGGGCCCGGGTGTCCGGGGAGGACCCGCGTGGCCGCATGGGGCGCACGGCCTACGTGCTGGGCCGGCTGCCCCGGGCGCTGCGCGAGACGGAGGCGCGGCTGTACCACGCGCTCGGCAACTTCAACCTCCCGTTGGTGCGCACCCCCGGCAAGCCCTACGTCCTCACCGTTCACGACCTGATTCCGCTGTCGATGCCCGAGACGGTCTCCCGGGCCTACCGCTGGCAGTTCCGCCTGTGGCTCGCCCGGAGTGTCCAGGTGGCGGACCGCATCCTCTGCGTGAGCGCGTGCACCCGGGAGGACCTGTTGGCGCGCCACCCCGAGGTCTCGGACAAGGTGACGGTGGCCTACAACGGGGTGGACCACGTGGACCGCTACGTGCCTGACGCCACCGCGGAGGCCTACCTGCGCACGCTGTCGCTGCCGTCCCGCTTCGTGCTGTACGCGGGCTCGCTGGACGTGCGCAAGAACGTGAGCCTGGTGCTGGACGCGCTCGAGCGGCTGAAGGCGCGGGGACGGCCGGCGGCGCTGGTGCTGGTGGGACAGAGGTGGTTCGGCTCGGGCTCGGTGGAGTCGCGCGTGGCGAGCATGCGCTCCGAGGGCCATGACATCCGGCCGCTGGGCTACCAGTCCGAGCAGGTGTTCTACGAGCTGATGCGGAGGGCGACGGTGTTCGCGTTCCCCTCGCGCTACGAGGGCTTCGGGCTGCCGCCGCTGGAGGCGATGCGGCTGGGGACGCCGGCCATCGTGTCGACGACGGGGGCGACGCCGGAGGTGTGTGGCGAGGGGGCTCTGGCGGTGCGGCCGGACGACGCGGAGGGCCTGGCGGAGGCGCTGGAGCGGCTGCTGCAATCGGACGCGGAGCGGCGGCGCTGGTCGGAGGCGGGGCGCAAGCAGGCGGCGCGTTTCACCTGGGCGCGCTGCGCGGACGAGACGCTCGCGGCCTACGAGGCGGCACTGCGGCGGTAGTGCATGGGTCACATCGAGAATCGATGTGCTCATCGCCAATCTTGAAAGTTTCCAGCGGTGCAATTCCTATCGGGTTCAATGCTTAACAGAATGGGGTTCTCACCTCATGGGGAGGGGTCAGTATTGCTTCACGGGCAGTTTAGTGGTATTTGACTGCCCGTTGTTATGGGGTTCGCGGAGGCCCGGTGCGCACGTGGTCGGGTAGGGCAGGACCAGGGTTGCGCTCGCGGTAGGCATTCCGTGCATCCTGGTTTGCCGAAGCATCAAGCACACATGTCTGGTTGTCGGTCAGCTGCGCAGGCGTGGATGAGGAGTATGTCAGCAAGTCTGACGTAACCGCATCATCGGGCTGTCGTTCGCGTCGTCGGGGGCATTCCGGATGGCCAAGGAAGTGACTGTCGCGGCGGTGGTGGAGCGATTGACGGGCGCTGATGCGCGCATTGGCTTCTCGTTCGTGAGTCGGAGCGGCAACACCGAACAGACCCGGCTCATCACGTTCCCGGAATTGGCCGAGCAGACCGCGGCCCGTGCCGGCGCGCTGCAGGCGGCGGGGCTGAAGCAGGGCGAACGGATTGCCATCATCCTCCCGGAGAATGACGAGTTCATCCTCACATTCCTGGGAGCCATTCGCGTGGGAATCATCCCCGTGCCCATCTACCCGATGCATGGGCTCGGTCAGCTGGACGGCTACCTCGAGAACGTGCGGCACATCGTCAGGCGGAGTGGCGCGGCGGCGGTGGTGACGAACGCGAAGATCAAGCTCCTGCTCGGCACGGTGCAGGGTCAGTGCGAGAGCGTGCGCGGCATCATCTCCGTCGAGTCGCTCGCGGACGCCGCCGCACCCATGCAGCCCCGGCAGGTGAATCTGGACGACGCGGCTTTTCTCCAGTTCACCAGTGGCTCCACGTCCAATCCCAAGGGGGTCACCGTCACCCACCGGAACCTGGCGGCCAACATCCGCTGCTTCATGGAGGAGGGCTTTCGGGTGACGTCCGAGGACGTGGGCGTCTCCTGGCTTCCCCTCTTCCACGACATGGGGCTCATCGGCTTCTTGCTGGGCCCGCTGTTCTACCAACGGCCTGTTGCGTTCATCCCGCCGCTGAACTTCCTACAGCGGCCGCTGATGTGGCTGGAGGCCCTCAGCAAGTACCGCGCTTCTATCTCCTGTGCGCCCAATTTCGCCTTCGCCCTGGCGGTCAAGCGCATCCCGGAGGCGCAACGGCAAGGACTGGATCTGTCCGCCTGGCGTATCGCCGGGTGCGGCGGTGAGCCCATCCGCGCGGAAGTCCTGCGGCGCTTCGCCACGGCCTTCGCGCCCCAGGGTTTCCGTGCCGAAGCCCTGCTGCCCATGTACGGCATGGCCGAGTCCTCGCTGGCCATCACGCTGGGGAGGCCGGGCGGGGGGTTGCCGTCGACGCCCGTGGACCACACCCGGCTGAGCGAGGAGCGCGTCGCCCTCCCGCCCAGGCAGCTGGAGGGGGCGTTGGAGATCGTCGCGTGTGGCAAGCCCTTCACCGGCCACAAGCTGTCCATTTTCGACCTGACGGATGAGACCAGCGCGTCCCCCCTTCCCGATGGGCATATCGGGGAGATCCGCATCGCCGGCCCCAGCGTCATGAAGGAGTATTGGGGCGACCCGGAGGCGACGGCCCAGGTGTTCGCCGGCGAGTATCTGCGCACGGGCGACCTTGGCTTCATCCTCAACGGTGAGCTCCACGTCTGCGGCCGGCTCAAGGAGATGATCATCCTCAACGGCCGCAACTACTTCCCGCAGGACATCGAACACGTGGCCACCACCGTCCCGGGAGTGCGCAAGGGCAACCTCGTCGCCTTCGGCACGCACGAGGCTTCTGACGCGGGCGAGGGTTTGGAGCGGATCGTTCTGGCGGTGGAGATCGCCGACCCGGCCTCGTTCGATCCCTTGGCTGTCGTCCGGACGGTACAGGCCTCGCTGGGCGTCGCGCTCCACGAAGTGGTGGTACTCCAGCCCGGGCAACTCCCCAAGACGTCCAGCGGCAAGCTGCAGCGCACCA
Encoded proteins:
- a CDS encoding glycosyltransferase family 4 protein encodes the protein MSIGPVAFDASLWDEPTTGIGLYTRCLADALETRGVRLRRLGARVSGEDPRGRMGRTAYVLGRLPRALRETEARLYHALGNFNLPLVRTPGKPYVLTVHDLIPLSMPETVSRAYRWQFRLWLARSVQVADRILCVSACTREDLLARHPEVSDKVTVAYNGVDHVDRYVPDATAEAYLRTLSLPSRFVLYAGSLDVRKNVSLVLDALERLKARGRPAALVLVGQRWFGSGSVESRVASMRSEGHDIRPLGYQSEQVFYELMRRATVFAFPSRYEGFGLPPLEAMRLGTPAIVSTTGATPEVCGEGALAVRPDDAEGLAEALERLLQSDAERRRWSEAGRKQAARFTWARCADETLAAYEAALRR
- a CDS encoding fatty acyl-AMP ligase, which gives rise to MAKEVTVAAVVERLTGADARIGFSFVSRSGNTEQTRLITFPELAEQTAARAGALQAAGLKQGERIAIILPENDEFILTFLGAIRVGIIPVPIYPMHGLGQLDGYLENVRHIVRRSGAAAVVTNAKIKLLLGTVQGQCESVRGIISVESLADAAAPMQPRQVNLDDAAFLQFTSGSTSNPKGVTVTHRNLAANIRCFMEEGFRVTSEDVGVSWLPLFHDMGLIGFLLGPLFYQRPVAFIPPLNFLQRPLMWLEALSKYRASISCAPNFAFALAVKRIPEAQRQGLDLSAWRIAGCGGEPIRAEVLRRFATAFAPQGFRAEALLPMYGMAESSLAITLGRPGGGLPSTPVDHTRLSEERVALPPRQLEGALEIVACGKPFTGHKLSIFDLTDETSASPLPDGHIGEIRIAGPSVMKEYWGDPEATAQVFAGEYLRTGDLGFILNGELHVCGRLKEMIILNGRNYFPQDIEHVATTVPGVRKGNLVAFGTHEASDAGEGLERIVLAVEIADPASFDPLAVVRTVQASLGVALHEVVVLQPGQLPKTSSGKLQRTKTRELYERGELHERQSARETNVTDTLKQVVISQTNYLKAVLFK
- a CDS encoding glycosyltransferase family 4 protein — translated: MAVHQLIPSFVAGDASGQAALHLQLLLRRLGHSGELYAGEVGPGLDSLAHPVSALRPAPDDLVLYHHGISSPLSSRLLHLPCRRGVVFHNISPASFYAGTPLAEALLTGRAQLAAMAPFVDVALGVSDYNSAELREAGYRDVHTVPLFVEPGRFSEANADKALLRRLAGTGPVVLSVSRVAPHKRFEDLLALHAELLKLRPEARLLLVGGYEPGSRYFKSLQRTARELSGVHFLGRLNHAELVAAYRTADVFVSMSEHEGFGVPLIEAMAAEVPVLAYAAAAVPETLGGAGIAFDQKRFAFLAELVVDLCEDLSLRERLLAGQARRLGHFSAEESQKALAKALGGDRRPGRRAPPRKKPRVGVVVQRYGEVTGGAERHAQQVVEQLAPHWELTVLTTCAKNHLTWENVFPPGEEQDAHVKGVRVLRFPVTRVRHIRPFNALSKQVFDKPNERLREEHWVAEQGPLAPGLLEHLDAHGADYDGFVFFTYLYAPTVWGLPMVAERSLLVPTAHDEPPIRFGVYADVFERPRALLCNTPEEVELIGRYYPDHAPARVVGVGVDVPAKVDPQRFREKYGVRNPYLLYVGRLEAGKGIPELLAHHRELKGRFHDAPDLVLAGEAHMELRGEGVRHVGRISEQDKYDALAGALAVAVPSRFESLSLLTLEAFASGTPVLVNAYSEVLVGQVERSRAGRTYKDLDSFIQGLREVGEHRATLSRRAKSFAAKYTWPRVVDAYREELDSILREKSR
- a CDS encoding class I SAM-dependent methyltransferase → MEAHLYEEMARLEDHHWWFRGRRNVIEVVLRQHLPAVPDRRILDVGCGTGGNIPLLQRFGQVEGLEASPDALALCRKRLGPDFPIHQGHLPEAVPPGRYDVVTAFDVLEHIPDVVGALRGIRSVLGPEGRLVLTVPAHAFLWSQHDVVHHHQRRYSLELLAEHLSAAGLRLRWSSFFNSFLFPAIAAVRLLERVMPAQRKNQLRSDVTMARDMGLANQVLEAVFSSERHLVPRVSLPFGVSLVAVASSEQES